The region GCCGTATTGACAAACGTTCATACATCTACCGCATTTCACACACTTTGAGTCGTCGATATGTGCTTGACCGTTTGCGAAATAAATTGCTTCTTTCGGGCATACATGACTGCACGGGCGGGCGAGACAGCCTTGACACTGATTAGTGATTACTACTTTATTATCAGGGCATGAATGACACGCAAATTTTATAATATTTATTAACGGCGGCTGATAATATTTTTCGGGGTGAACGCATTCTTCAGCACCGAGTGAGACGGGCGCATGTTCGGCAGCAGATCTTTTCGGGAGTCCCATAGCGAGTCTCATACGTTCTTCAATGATTGCACGCTCAAGAAAAACGCTGTCCCGATAGCGCGAGACTTCACCGGGGATGATTCTATATGGTATTAATTCCATTTCGGACAAATCGCCCTCTTTGTAGTTGTAAGAAAGTTTTGCGACCTCCGTAAAAATTGCGCGCCTAATATCATTTATTGATGTGTGAATACCTCTCATTCCCATTTTGTAAGAGCCTCCTTAATTTTAACTTTTCTCCCGCAGCGAGTCATAATCGTCTATGTAATAAATAATAAAAAACGTTATCGCGAAAAAATTTTTATTCTGATATTATAATTTATACTTCAAATTTTAACAGAACGGAGCTGAACGAAATTATGCACTTCATGTGAGCTAGATATTTATTTGCACGTGATGCAGTGATATTTTGTTCGGGCTGTCTGTTAAGTCAGATAAGTATACATTAATAATTTCACGCGAAAATTTATAATTTAACGGAGGTATTAATTTATTATGGGATTCTTGAAGCGTTATCCTATACCTATAGCAGGTCTTATATTGGGTTTATTTGCGCTTGGAAATTTGATTCAGTCATATAATGCAAATGCAAGACTCGTACTCGGTGTGATTGCGTTAATTCTTTATGTGCCTTACCTGCTGAAAATTTTAGTTCTCAACGTAAAATTATCAGAACCGCTTGATAATCCTGTTGCAGCGAGTGTCTTCCCGACATTTACAATGGCGACAATGTTATTAGCTGCGTACGTTAAGCCTTATTGCCCTGAATGCGCAAATATAATCTGGTATGCGGGAGTAATTTTTCATGCGCTGTTAATAGTTTGGTTCTCGTTTAAATTCGTATTCAGAAATTTTGCGATAAAAAAAGTTTTCCCGTCATGGTTTATTGTCTATGTTGGGATTGCAGTAGCGAGTGTTTCTGAACCAGTAACAGGAAGATTAGACATCGGCCAATATGCTTTTTGGTTTGGGCTGGTAACTTATATTTTATTGCTGATTATAGTATGCAAAAGAGTTTTTCTCGTGGGTGAAATTCCTGCGCCTGCTATGCCGACGACTGTAATATTTGCTGCTCCTGCGTCATTATTGCTTGCGGGCTATATGGTTTCATTTCCTGAAAAAATTTCGTGGCTTGTTTATGCGTTATTAGCGTGCTCGATTTTTTTCTGGGTTGTAGGAATTATTTATTTGCTGAAAACTTTTAGTGTTAAATTTATTCCGAGTCATTCGGCGTTTACGTTCCCGCTAGTAATAAGTGCATTGGCCGTGAAATTATCGGCAGGATTCACAAAATTTGCGTGGCAAGGGACTCTAGCTGATGTTCAGACGGTTATAGCTGCTGTAGTTGTGTTATGGGTACTTGTGCGCTATGTGATGTTTATATTTGCGAAGGATTAAAATTTTTGCAGATTATTGCTCGCGATAAAAATTGTGCGATATAGCAAATGCACTTGAATATCTGGTGAAAGAATAAATTTTTTCGGGGTTATAGCAGGTGTAAGCGCATTAATTTATTTGCAAGTGATATAAAAATTTTTGCAGATTATTGCTTGTGATAAAAATTGTGTGATAAGGCAGATGCACTTGAA is a window of Synergistaceae bacterium DNA encoding:
- a CDS encoding TDT family transporter, which codes for MGFLKRYPIPIAGLILGLFALGNLIQSYNANARLVLGVIALILYVPYLLKILVLNVKLSEPLDNPVAASVFPTFTMATMLLAAYVKPYCPECANIIWYAGVIFHALLIVWFSFKFVFRNFAIKKVFPSWFIVYVGIAVASVSEPVTGRLDIGQYAFWFGLVTYILLLIIVCKRVFLVGEIPAPAMPTTVIFAAPASLLLAGYMVSFPEKISWLVYALLACSIFFWVVGIIYLLKTFSVKFIPSHSAFTFPLVISALAVKLSAGFTKFAWQGTLADVQTVIAAVVVLWVLVRYVMFIFAKD